Genomic window (Candidatus Aegiribacteria sp.):
GGGGAAATTTTACTCAATGAGGATGTGAAGGTTGTTATACCCCATTCTGTAAAAGGCGTTGTCGACAGGAAAGTAAGCATGATCAGCCATGGGGCCTGTGAATTACTGGAGTATGCTGCGGTGATAGGCAGGGAGTTTGACTTTGTTCTGTTAAGTGAAGTAACCGGAATCAATGAAGAAAATCTTTTCGATCTTATTGATGAGATACGGGACATGAGGTTATTGAAGGAAATTGGTGAAGAGCGGTTCTGCTTTTCGGAGGACGTAATCAGAGAGGTCATATATCAGCAGATAAACACAAGAAAATTGACGCAATACCACCAAATGGTTGGAGACAGATTACTGAAGATTCATGGAGAACGTATCGAAGAAGCAGTGGACGAGTTATCATATCACTATTATCTGAGTGGAGATAAGGTAAAAGCAATAAAATTCAGCATAATCGCCGCGGAAAGAGCGAAAGATGCTTACGCTAACAGGGATGCAATAGAATTCTACAGTAAAGCCCTGGATTGCCTGGAAGATGTTGCGATTGAAGATGGTGAACCGAAAAAAATAGAGTGTTTGAGAAACCGGGCCGATGTGCTTGAAATGACTGGAGAAATAGAAAGGGCGCTTGAAGATCTGGATAAGGCGATAGGTATAGCAAGAGCGACAGGTAACAGGATAAAGGAAGCTGAATGCCTTCTCTCAATTTGCGACGTTTGCCAGAACAGGTCTCAGTACGATGAGGCTGAAAAGAAAGCTGACGAGGCTCTCAGTGTATATCGGGAGCTGAATGATAAAAAAGGAGAAGCGTCATGCTTCAATTGTATAGGTACTTCGTACTTGAGCCGCGGTAAATTCCCGCAGGCTTTGGATTATTACAATAGATCACTCAGTATACAGGTAGGAATTAACGATCTTAAAGGTAAGGCGAAGAATTTAAACAGCATCGGCATTATACATGGACAAAAAGGAAAATATCCTGAAGCTCTGAAGTGCTTTCAGAAAGCCATGGAGATCAAAACAGAAACCGGAGATCGTCGAGGTGTAGCAGCAAGCCTTAACAATATTGGCATTGTTCATGATCACATCGGTGACCATTCAAAGGCGCTGGATTTCTCTAAGAAAGCGTTGAAGCTGATTGAAGAACTGGGTGATCGAAGGGGAGAGGCAATAACGCTCAATAATATTGGTATAGGTTCACGCTGCCTCGGAGATATATCCACGTCTCTGGTTACTCTCCGGCGGGCTCTTCGAATAAGTGAGGAAATAGATTGTAGTAGAACAGAAGCAGCTGTTCTAATCAACATTGGTATTATCCATGATTACCTTGGTGAGTTGTCAAAGGCTCTGGAAACCTACAGGCGTTCGGTAAAGATACAGAAAATGATCGGTGATCGCGAAGGAGAAGCTGCGAGTCTCCTGAGTATAGGAGATATTCTCGTACAGCAGGGTATTTACGCTGAAGGTGAGAAATACTACCGTAGTGCTCTTGTGATTGCAGAAGAAATTGAATCGAAGATGCTCATGGCTTACATATATCTTGGTTTTACTTCACTCAATCTGGAAAAAGGTGATCTGACCGGTGCGGAAGAGAATCTGCGGCAGACCGTATCTGTTCAGGATGAATTGGCCTCAAAGGAAATAGATGCTCATATACATCACTGTTCCGGCAGGATCTATACGAAGAAGAAAAAGTGGAAAGAAGCTGAAACATCTTTCAGTGAATCAGAGAATGTTTTTATCAGTACAAAAAACAAATTCCAGCTCGGTCAGGTTTTCTACTATCATGGTTCGATGTTCTACGAATCAGGTGATGTGACCAATGCCGGAAAGAGCTTCGACAAAGCTAATAAGATATTCGGTGAACTTGGTGCGGCAGGATGGCTGGAGAAGACCGAATCCTTTCGGGGTCGGACGCCACTTGCGGCACTTGCAATTAGTAAAACGATACGTAAACCTCAATAGAAACATTCACTTTCCTT
Coding sequences:
- a CDS encoding tetratricopeptide repeat protein — its product is MVFRMNDIGDEYIDALSGLCNRRYMNMVSFEYIREADRENKSLSVVIIDLDHFKNINDTYGHSMGDTVLIEFAHFLQDLLRENDTVFRYGGDEFVCLLPDTEYRNAEKISLRFLDQCHSREFARIKMTYSIGIASYPSDGNNWLSVFNAADQRLYSAKRHGRDRIGSFSKESKKVDTPIREIIGREEEIVRITSAINKKVDGGRGAVCISGEIGVGKTRLVHEIVNDFGNKKIPYLESNLSATTKSIPYYPFREIIRNVFRKKGSGCITGIPQAFQIELVKIVPELSDELVKTDDSAFILDKFRLFEGVRRFFERQASTAPLFVCLDNIHWADNGSLELFSYMVRSLKESPVFFFFIYRVEEARDDLFNNLLQSMERERLYDLIELEPLELADVARMISFMVDTAPSQELTAYIYRETGGNPFFIEELMRSLELNGALIWDNGEILLNEDVKVVIPHSVKGVVDRKVSMISHGACELLEYAAVIGREFDFVLLSEVTGINEENLFDLIDEIRDMRLLKEIGEERFCFSEDVIREVIYQQINTRKLTQYHQMVGDRLLKIHGERIEEAVDELSYHYYLSGDKVKAIKFSIIAAERAKDAYANRDAIEFYSKALDCLEDVAIEDGEPKKIECLRNRADVLEMTGEIERALEDLDKAIGIARATGNRIKEAECLLSICDVCQNRSQYDEAEKKADEALSVYRELNDKKGEASCFNCIGTSYLSRGKFPQALDYYNRSLSIQVGINDLKGKAKNLNSIGIIHGQKGKYPEALKCFQKAMEIKTETGDRRGVAASLNNIGIVHDHIGDHSKALDFSKKALKLIEELGDRRGEAITLNNIGIGSRCLGDISTSLVTLRRALRISEEIDCSRTEAAVLINIGIIHDYLGELSKALETYRRSVKIQKMIGDREGEAASLLSIGDILVQQGIYAEGEKYYRSALVIAEEIESKMLMAYIYLGFTSLNLEKGDLTGAEENLRQTVSVQDELASKEIDAHIHHCSGRIYTKKKKWKEAETSFSESENVFISTKNKFQLGQVFYYHGSMFYESGDVTNAGKSFDKANKIFGELGAAGWLEKTESFRGRTPLAALAISKTIRKPQ